The following proteins are co-located in the Meiothermus cerbereus DSM 11376 genome:
- the rfbC gene encoding dTDP-4-dehydrorhamnose 3,5-epimerase, whose amino-acid sequence MPFKFETLSIPDVVLVEARAFPDERGFFMETFKQSEFVRGGIRRNFVQDNFSYSHKGTVRGLHYQLNPAAQGKLVACLHGEIYDVAVDLRKGSPTYGQWVGVILSAENRRMLWVPEGFAHGFQALSEGVMVWYKVTAEYNPATERGLRWDDPALGIDWPLRGEALLSPKDVVLPTLAELSEADNNFVYEVQM is encoded by the coding sequence ATGCCGTTCAAGTTTGAAACCCTATCTATCCCGGATGTAGTCCTGGTCGAAGCCCGCGCCTTCCCCGACGAGCGCGGCTTTTTCATGGAGACTTTCAAGCAGTCGGAGTTTGTGCGCGGGGGCATCCGGCGCAACTTTGTGCAGGACAACTTCTCCTACTCCCACAAAGGCACTGTGCGCGGTTTGCACTATCAGCTAAACCCAGCGGCGCAGGGCAAATTGGTGGCCTGTCTACATGGAGAGATTTACGACGTGGCGGTAGACCTGCGCAAGGGTTCCCCTACCTATGGCCAGTGGGTTGGTGTAATTCTGAGCGCCGAGAACCGCCGCATGCTTTGGGTACCGGAAGGGTTTGCCCACGGTTTTCAGGCGCTGAGCGAAGGTGTCATGGTTTGGTACAAGGTTACCGCCGAGTACAACCCTGCCACCGAGCGTGGCCTGCGCTGGGATGACCCGGCATTGGGCATCGACTGGCCGCTGAGAGGCGAGGCTCTGCTCTCGCCCAAGGACGTGGTTCTACCCACCCTGGCCGAGCTTAGCGAGGCCGACAACAACTTTGTTTACGAGGTGCAGATGTGA
- a CDS encoding NAD-dependent epimerase/dehydratase family protein, which yields MKTVLLTGAGGYIGSVLAEMLLEAGYAVRALDRYFFGPTLKHLQANPALELVKADVRDFNPKLLEGIWGVIDLAALSNDPAGELDPEVTLAINHRGRARVAQLAKECGVERYVLASSCSIYGFQDGVLDETSPTNPLTTYAEANLKAEQSNLPLADEHFCATALRQATVYGLSPRMRFDLAINGMTLGLWRDGKIPLLRDGSQWRPFVHVRDTSRAFLAVLQAPRELVNGQVFNVGADEQNYQILPLAQQIAQALGKPFDFEWYGLPDHRSYRVSFAKIKKTLGFTPQFTPADAAREIAAALEAGGVVADDRTITLKWYKNLLEWHRLIREVELDGRIL from the coding sequence GTGAAAACGGTTTTGCTGACTGGGGCGGGGGGTTATATCGGCAGCGTGCTGGCCGAGATGCTGCTCGAGGCGGGCTATGCGGTGCGGGCGCTGGACCGGTATTTCTTTGGCCCCACCCTAAAGCACCTCCAAGCCAACCCCGCCCTCGAGCTGGTCAAGGCCGATGTGCGCGACTTCAACCCAAAGCTACTGGAGGGCATCTGGGGTGTGATTGACCTGGCTGCCCTCTCCAACGACCCCGCTGGCGAACTCGACCCCGAAGTCACCCTGGCCATCAACCACCGGGGGCGGGCGCGGGTGGCCCAGCTCGCCAAGGAGTGCGGCGTAGAGCGCTATGTGCTGGCCTCGAGCTGTAGCATCTACGGCTTCCAGGACGGCGTTCTGGACGAGACCTCCCCCACCAACCCCCTCACCACCTACGCCGAGGCCAACCTGAAGGCCGAGCAGTCCAACCTGCCGCTGGCCGACGAGCACTTTTGCGCAACCGCCCTGCGCCAGGCCACCGTGTATGGGCTTTCGCCCAGGATGCGCTTCGACCTGGCCATCAACGGCATGACCTTGGGTTTGTGGCGTGATGGCAAAATCCCGCTGCTGCGGGACGGCAGCCAGTGGCGGCCCTTCGTGCATGTGCGGGACACCTCGAGGGCCTTCCTGGCGGTGCTGCAAGCCCCAAGGGAGCTGGTCAACGGGCAGGTCTTCAACGTGGGCGCCGACGAGCAGAACTACCAGATTCTGCCCCTGGCCCAGCAGATCGCCCAGGCCCTGGGCAAACCTTTCGATTTCGAGTGGTACGGCCTGCCCGATCATCGTTCGTACCGGGTAAGCTTTGCCAAAATCAAAAAGACCCTGGGCTTCACCCCCCAGTTCACCCCCGCCGATGCCGCGCGGGAGATTGCCGCAGCCCTCGAGGCCGGTGGGGTGGTAGCGGACGACCGCACCATCACCCTCAAGTGGTACAAGAACCTGCTGGAGTGGCACCGGCTCATCCGCGAGGTGGAGCTAGATGGGCGCATCCTCTAG
- the rfbD gene encoding dTDP-4-dehydrorhamnose reductase, with protein MGASSRVAVIGASGQLGSDLVRVLAQRYEVVGFTHAGLEVSDPTSVEAALGGQPWFAIVNTAAFHKVELCEAEPERSFQVNALGALHTAKAAQKSGARYVYISTDYVFDGAKGAPYLESDPPSPLNVYGASKVAGEHLSRLASERWLVLRIASVFGRAGASGKGGNFIETILQKARAGQPLRVVNDQLMSPSYTLDVARLLLDLLEKDAQGVVHATNAGVCSWFELAQEALQRCGLEAAIEPIPSSSLASPVRRPAFSALESERLSRWGLQMRPWQEALEAYLREKGHLA; from the coding sequence ATGGGCGCATCCTCTAGAGTCGCGGTGATTGGGGCCAGCGGGCAGCTGGGCAGCGACCTGGTGCGGGTGCTCGCCCAGCGCTACGAGGTGGTGGGCTTTACCCACGCCGGGCTCGAGGTCAGCGACCCCACCTCGGTGGAAGCGGCCCTGGGTGGGCAGCCGTGGTTTGCCATCGTCAACACCGCGGCTTTTCACAAGGTCGAGCTGTGTGAGGCTGAGCCCGAGCGCAGTTTCCAGGTGAACGCCCTGGGCGCCCTGCACACGGCCAAAGCTGCTCAGAAAAGCGGGGCCCGCTACGTCTACATCAGCACCGACTACGTTTTCGATGGGGCCAAGGGGGCCCCCTACCTGGAGTCCGACCCGCCCAGCCCGCTCAACGTCTACGGGGCTTCCAAGGTTGCCGGAGAACACCTGAGCCGCCTGGCCTCCGAGCGGTGGCTGGTGCTGCGCATCGCCAGCGTCTTTGGGCGGGCCGGGGCCAGCGGGAAGGGGGGCAACTTCATCGAGACCATCCTGCAAAAAGCCCGCGCGGGCCAACCCTTGCGGGTAGTAAACGACCAGTTGATGAGCCCCAGCTACACCCTGGATGTGGCCCGGCTGCTGCTGGATTTGCTGGAAAAGGACGCACAGGGTGTGGTGCACGCGACCAACGCGGGGGTCTGCTCGTGGTTTGAGCTGGCCCAGGAAGCCCTCCAGCGCTGCGGCCTGGAAGCGGCGATCGAGCCCATTCCCTCCAGCAGCCTGGCATCGCCCGTCCGCCGACCGGCATTTTCGGCCCTCGAGAGTGAGCGGCTCTCGCGCTGGGGCCTTCAGATGCGGCCCTGGCAGGAAGCGCTGGAAGCCTACCTAAGGGAAAAGGGGCATCTGGCCTGA
- a CDS encoding glycosyltransferase family 2 protein: MQALTIVVVSHNARAVLQECLQRVQRHYAGAEVIVVDSGSSDGSAALVQTQFPQFRLISSENRGYPAAVNQGLAAGSRPYLVQMNSDVYLNAGDLEALLQAAQAHPKAALIGPTLITPSGQYQSFGPFYAPNYWFLHAPRRVRWVSGALTLMPRRAYEAIGGMDERFFFYNDDLEWCTRARRKGWQVLLVPRRVLHLGGSSTPKDPRFIAEGYRGGLLFTRDYYPSLHGLHQKAVWLEAHLRLHLDPSPLRREGYRQILKMLKEGNLEVSLLTP; encoded by the coding sequence ATGCAAGCGCTTACGATTGTGGTGGTCTCCCATAACGCCCGCGCGGTGCTGCAGGAATGTCTGCAGCGGGTTCAAAGGCACTATGCCGGGGCCGAGGTGATTGTGGTGGATTCGGGCTCGAGCGATGGCAGTGCTGCACTGGTGCAGACTCAGTTCCCTCAGTTCCGGCTCATCTCCAGCGAGAACCGCGGCTACCCCGCTGCGGTCAACCAGGGGCTGGCCGCTGGTAGCAGGCCCTACCTGGTGCAGATGAACAGCGATGTTTACCTGAACGCGGGCGACCTCGAGGCCCTCCTGCAAGCCGCGCAGGCCCACCCCAAAGCCGCCCTGATCGGCCCCACCCTCATCACCCCCAGCGGGCAGTACCAGTCCTTTGGCCCCTTTTATGCCCCCAACTACTGGTTCCTGCACGCCCCGCGCAGGGTGCGCTGGGTCTCGGGCGCCCTGACCCTGATGCCGCGCCGGGCCTACGAGGCCATCGGCGGGATGGACGAGCGGTTTTTCTTCTACAACGACGACCTGGAGTGGTGCACCCGTGCCCGGCGCAAGGGCTGGCAGGTGCTGCTGGTACCCCGCCGGGTGCTGCACTTAGGCGGCAGCTCCACCCCCAAAGACCCCCGCTTTATCGCCGAGGGCTACCGGGGCGGCCTGCTCTTCACGCGCGACTACTACCCCAGCCTGCACGGCCTGCACCAAAAAGCGGTCTGGCTCGAGGCCCACCTGCGCCTGCACCTCGACCCCAGCCCGCTGCGGCGTGAAGGCTACCGGCAGATTCTCAAGATGCTGAAGGAGGGGAACCTCGAGGTCTCACTCCTTACCCCTTAG
- a CDS encoding mannose-1-phosphate guanylyltransferase/mannose-6-phosphate isomerase, whose translation MIAVVLAGGAGTRLWPVSRELYPKPFMKLPDGQSLLQKAFLRAVKAGAREVLTVTGQEHHYSALSEYQALGLPEVQTYYIIEPLRRNTAPAIAMAALWIAERNPDELMLVLSADQLISHEEAFAQAVAQAKHPAQQGYLVTFGIQPSYPATGFGYIERGEALEGSVYQVSRFVEKPDQPTAEAYLNSGRYYWNAGIFCFKAGVYLQTLEHLQPQLYQAIQTCWQASQKGERTYLDRALFAQVPDISVDYAVMEKAPKVAVVPANFGWSDLGSWDAAAQMVPPDADGNRVLGEAVLLETKNTFVQSEDRVVAVIGASDLVIVDTRDALLVARRDSVQQVKKVVEQLAHNNHASVRRHRTIQRPWGNYVTLEEASGFKIRRVALKPGQALTNHLHHHRSEHWTVLRGTGQVWLDGQVRIIRPGESVGALAGVAHQLYNPGLLELLLIEVQTGEYLGEDDVLRLESLV comes from the coding sequence ATGATTGCTGTAGTTCTCGCAGGTGGCGCAGGAACTCGGCTGTGGCCGGTTTCCAGGGAACTTTATCCAAAGCCTTTCATGAAGCTTCCCGATGGCCAAAGCCTGTTGCAAAAGGCCTTCCTGCGGGCCGTGAAGGCCGGGGCACGCGAGGTGCTTACGGTGACGGGCCAGGAGCATCACTATAGCGCGCTAAGTGAGTATCAGGCCCTGGGTCTGCCCGAGGTGCAGACCTACTACATCATCGAGCCGCTGCGCCGCAACACCGCACCGGCCATCGCCATGGCTGCCTTGTGGATCGCTGAGCGCAACCCCGACGAGCTGATGCTGGTGCTTTCTGCCGACCAGCTCATCTCGCACGAGGAAGCGTTTGCCCAAGCGGTGGCCCAGGCCAAGCACCCTGCCCAGCAGGGCTATCTGGTCACCTTTGGCATCCAGCCGAGTTATCCGGCCACCGGCTTTGGCTACATCGAGCGGGGCGAGGCCCTGGAGGGGAGCGTCTACCAGGTTTCGCGTTTTGTGGAAAAGCCCGACCAGCCCACGGCCGAGGCCTACCTGAACAGCGGGCGCTACTACTGGAACGCCGGCATATTCTGCTTCAAAGCGGGTGTGTATTTGCAGACGCTAGAGCACCTGCAACCCCAGCTGTACCAGGCCATACAGACCTGCTGGCAAGCCAGCCAGAAAGGAGAGCGAACCTACCTGGATCGGGCCCTCTTCGCGCAGGTACCCGACATCTCGGTGGACTACGCCGTGATGGAAAAAGCCCCAAAAGTGGCTGTGGTACCGGCCAATTTTGGCTGGAGCGACCTGGGTTCGTGGGATGCGGCAGCCCAGATGGTGCCGCCGGATGCCGATGGCAACCGGGTGCTGGGCGAGGCGGTGCTTTTGGAGACCAAAAACACCTTTGTGCAAAGCGAAGACCGGGTGGTAGCGGTCATTGGCGCCAGCGACCTGGTAATCGTGGATACCCGCGATGCCCTGCTGGTAGCCCGGCGCGATAGCGTGCAGCAAGTCAAAAAAGTTGTAGAGCAGCTTGCCCACAACAACCACGCCTCTGTCCGACGACACCGCACCATCCAGCGGCCCTGGGGCAACTACGTCACCCTGGAAGAGGCCAGCGGATTTAAGATTCGCCGGGTGGCCCTCAAGCCGGGTCAGGCCCTTACCAACCACCTGCACCATCACCGCAGCGAACACTGGACGGTTTTGCGCGGTACCGGCCAGGTCTGGCTGGACGGCCAGGTGCGCATAATCAGGCCCGGTGAGTCGGTGGGTGCGCTGGCTGGGGTAGCTCACCAGCTCTATAACCCGGGCTTGCTAGAACTGCTTTTGATCGAGGTGCAAACAGGCGAGTACCTGGGTGAAGACGATGTTTTGCGGCTGGAAAGCTTGGTGTGA
- a CDS encoding glucose-1-phosphate thymidylyltransferase, which yields MEFKGLLLAGGKGTRLRPLTYTRAKQLIPIGGKPNLFYALEDLLQAGIRDIGVILSPETGDEVRSALGDGSHWGVKLTYIVQEAPLGIAHAVRTAQDFLADSPFVLYLGDNLLSGGIQHLVEEYRQTRPEAIVLLTPVEDPRAFGVVVLDQAGQVAQLLEKPKEPPSNLALVGVYLFSPKIHPIIQRLKPSSRGEYEITEAIQGLVDAGLRVVAHQVRGWWKDTGKPEDLLDANRLALTSVVRRVEGVLEEAQVVGEVVIEPGARLVRSTVRGPAYVGAGALIEDSFIGPYTAIGKGARVIASEVEYSILMDEAQVHALPYRLDSSILGQGVVVDGQGHTRRHTLELVLGDRSRVRL from the coding sequence ATGGAGTTCAAGGGACTGTTACTTGCTGGCGGCAAAGGCACCCGCCTTCGCCCTCTTACCTACACCCGCGCCAAGCAGCTAATTCCGATTGGGGGCAAGCCCAACCTGTTTTATGCGCTGGAAGACCTGCTGCAGGCCGGCATCCGCGATATTGGCGTGATCCTAAGCCCCGAAACCGGCGACGAGGTTCGCTCGGCCCTGGGCGATGGCTCGCACTGGGGGGTGAAGCTTACCTACATCGTGCAGGAAGCACCGCTGGGCATCGCCCATGCGGTCAGAACCGCCCAGGACTTCCTGGCAGACAGCCCCTTTGTGCTCTACCTGGGCGACAACCTGCTCTCGGGGGGCATCCAGCACCTGGTGGAGGAGTACCGCCAGACCCGCCCTGAGGCCATCGTTTTGCTAACCCCGGTAGAAGACCCCCGGGCCTTTGGGGTGGTGGTGCTCGACCAGGCCGGACAGGTGGCGCAGCTCTTGGAGAAGCCCAAGGAGCCCCCCTCCAACCTGGCCCTGGTGGGGGTGTACCTGTTTAGCCCAAAGATCCACCCCATCATCCAGCGCCTCAAGCCCTCGAGCCGGGGAGAGTACGAGATCACCGAGGCCATCCAGGGCCTGGTGGACGCGGGTTTGCGGGTGGTGGCCCACCAGGTGCGGGGTTGGTGGAAAGACACCGGCAAGCCCGAAGACCTGCTGGATGCCAACCGGCTGGCGCTCACATCGGTGGTTCGCCGCGTCGAGGGGGTGCTCGAGGAGGCCCAGGTGGTAGGCGAGGTGGTGATAGAGCCCGGAGCCCGCCTGGTGCGCAGCACCGTGCGTGGCCCGGCGTATGTGGGGGCCGGGGCCCTGATTGAGGATAGCTTTATCGGACCCTACACCGCTATAGGTAAGGGGGCTCGGGTGATTGCCAGCGAGGTTGAGTACTCCATTCTGATGGACGAGGCCCAGGTGCACGCGCTGCCCTACCGCCTGGACAGCAGCATTCTGGGTCAGGGGGTGGTGGTGGATGGGCAGGGCCATACGCGCCGCCACACCCTAGAGCTGGTGCTGGGGGATCGCAGCCGGGTGAGGCTTTAG
- a CDS encoding class II aldolase/adducin family protein → MVQSRDNTNPTLEQSPPSFVVVGQPTAGLRFLAEALPPVMMAAGYHFEPEAEAPRAVLNFIQAEKPTPYRRKAQATMVVSFLELPQLPAQPITALYPYLVRALSNMLVVYVPGQGAYFLTLELGQYHEPEGPRFAERLFERIHPIASSVLVVNNRFEADLEPELWQGDELTEELRQAGRRLAEWNLLPAAFPIEEILPPEDLRHVKRLYGIGGLSYGNLSVRKDERRFWMSASGVDKANLREIGRDILLVTDYDPIQNSMRLSVPPGLEPRRVSVDAIEHWMIYREHPQVGAIIHVHAWMENISSTQFNYPCGTYELACAVAEKVRQAPDPSRAVVGLKNHGLTITGPSLEDIFERIEGRLLRQVPMT, encoded by the coding sequence ATGGTGCAGTCCAGAGACAACACCAATCCCACCCTGGAGCAGTCGCCACCGAGCTTTGTTGTGGTCGGCCAGCCCACCGCAGGCCTCCGCTTCCTGGCCGAAGCCCTACCTCCGGTAATGATGGCCGCCGGCTACCACTTTGAACCCGAGGCCGAAGCGCCCAGAGCGGTGCTCAACTTCATCCAGGCCGAAAAACCCACCCCTTACCGGCGCAAGGCCCAGGCCACCATGGTGGTCTCGTTTCTGGAGCTGCCGCAATTGCCCGCCCAACCCATTACGGCACTATATCCCTATCTGGTACGGGCCCTATCCAACATGCTGGTGGTGTACGTACCGGGGCAGGGGGCGTATTTTTTGACCCTCGAGCTCGGTCAGTACCACGAACCCGAAGGCCCCCGCTTTGCCGAGCGGCTATTCGAACGCATCCACCCCATCGCTTCTTCGGTGCTGGTGGTGAATAACCGCTTTGAAGCCGACCTCGAGCCCGAGCTCTGGCAGGGTGACGAGCTCACCGAGGAACTACGCCAGGCCGGGCGTCGTCTGGCCGAGTGGAATCTGCTCCCAGCGGCTTTTCCCATCGAAGAAATTCTGCCGCCCGAAGACCTTCGTCACGTCAAACGGCTCTATGGCATCGGGGGGCTTTCGTATGGCAACCTCTCGGTGCGTAAGGACGAGCGGCGCTTCTGGATGTCGGCCAGCGGGGTGGACAAGGCCAACCTGCGGGAGATTGGACGCGACATTTTGCTGGTCACCGACTACGATCCTATCCAGAATTCCATGCGGCTCTCGGTTCCGCCGGGCCTCGAGCCGCGTCGGGTCAGCGTGGATGCCATCGAGCACTGGATGATCTACCGCGAGCACCCCCAGGTGGGGGCCATCATCCACGTGCACGCCTGGATGGAAAACATCAGCTCAACCCAGTTCAATTACCCCTGCGGCACCTACGAGCTGGCATGCGCGGTGGCCGAGAAGGTACGCCAGGCCCCCGACCCCAGCCGGGCGGTGGTGGGCCTCAAAAACCACGGTCTGACCATTACCGGGCCCAGCCTGGAAGACATTTTTGAGCGCATCGAGGGCCGCCTTTTGCGTCAGGTGCCCATGACCTAG
- a CDS encoding monothiol bacilliredoxin BrxC family protein, which translates to MSLHERVFPLRMPQDVDAFLERYELAAIFKASTSDKTLEAMQYVQQCLKPRPDVALGIIRIPEDRPASNHLEARTGIKHQSPQFILFHQARPLFDLDNWNINPEHLEPLLLASLPVHIGKPIRNPAVVGLQAYLDLLDGYIAGQLSEERFQWGYLDRLKKEADWRSDPDFELLNSLFPNPDGRAFTPGKVVALEFQAQLAGQAEPLLKRARRLRERVEAYQAARVADL; encoded by the coding sequence ATGAGCCTGCACGAACGAGTCTTCCCCCTGAGAATGCCCCAGGATGTGGACGCTTTTCTGGAGCGCTACGAGCTGGCCGCCATCTTCAAGGCCAGCACCAGCGACAAGACCCTGGAGGCCATGCAGTATGTGCAGCAATGCCTAAAGCCCCGCCCGGACGTGGCCCTTGGCATCATCCGTATTCCTGAGGATCGCCCGGCCTCCAACCACCTCGAGGCCCGCACCGGCATCAAGCATCAGAGCCCGCAGTTCATCCTCTTCCACCAGGCCCGGCCCCTTTTCGACCTGGACAACTGGAACATCAACCCCGAGCACCTCGAGCCCCTCCTGCTGGCCTCGCTGCCGGTTCACATTGGCAAACCTATACGCAACCCCGCTGTGGTGGGGCTGCAGGCCTACCTGGATTTGCTGGATGGTTACATTGCTGGTCAGCTCAGTGAGGAGCGCTTTCAGTGGGGCTACCTCGACCGGCTCAAAAAAGAGGCGGACTGGCGCTCCGACCCAGACTTTGAGCTTTTGAACAGCCTGTTTCCCAACCCCGACGGACGGGCCTTTACCCCCGGCAAGGTGGTGGCGCTGGAATTCCAGGCCCAGCTCGCCGGCCAGGCCGAACCTTTGCTAAAGCGAGCAAGGCGCCTGCGTGAACGGGTGGAGGCGTACCAGGCGGCCAGGGTGGCCGACCTCTAG
- a CDS encoding SIR2 family NAD-dependent protein deacylase — protein MNLDTARKRLLTARRVAVLTGAGISQPSGIPTFRDAAGLWKDFDIEEYATPWAYARNPQKVWEWYAWRYQRVMEAQPNPAHILLAALEQRVGEGFLLVTQNVDGLHGRAGSTRLVELHGNIARGRCERCEQRFLLPDPAQFAPPPYCPGCGHRGRPDVVWFGELLPQGAYQQAERAFAEAEVALVIGTSAEVEPAASLGRLASRKGAYLIEVNPNPTPLSGWADCTLRLGAVEGMEALISGGA, from the coding sequence ATGAACCTGGATACTGCCCGCAAGCGCTTGTTGACTGCCCGCCGGGTTGCGGTGCTCACCGGGGCGGGCATCTCCCAGCCCTCGGGTATTCCCACCTTTCGCGATGCCGCGGGGCTGTGGAAGGACTTCGATATCGAAGAATACGCCACCCCCTGGGCCTACGCCCGCAACCCCCAAAAAGTCTGGGAGTGGTATGCCTGGCGCTACCAGCGGGTGATGGAAGCCCAGCCCAACCCGGCCCATATCCTGCTGGCCGCGCTGGAGCAGCGGGTCGGGGAGGGTTTTTTACTGGTGACGCAAAACGTGGATGGCCTGCACGGTCGGGCAGGATCAACCCGTCTAGTTGAGCTACACGGAAACATTGCCAGGGGGCGTTGCGAGCGCTGCGAACAGCGGTTTTTGCTTCCCGACCCGGCCCAGTTTGCGCCCCCGCCATACTGCCCTGGTTGCGGCCATAGGGGCCGCCCGGATGTGGTCTGGTTTGGCGAGCTGCTGCCGCAGGGTGCTTACCAGCAAGCCGAGCGGGCCTTTGCCGAGGCCGAGGTAGCCCTGGTGATTGGCACCAGCGCCGAGGTCGAGCCCGCTGCCAGCCTGGGCCGTCTGGCCAGCAGGAAGGGGGCTTACCTGATCGAAGTTAACCCCAACCCTACCCCACTGTCTGGCTGGGCTGACTGCACCTTGCGCCTGGGCGCGGTGGAGGGCATGGAAGCCCTCATCTCGGGTGGGGCATGA
- a CDS encoding bifunctional ADP-dependent NAD(P)H-hydrate dehydratase/NAD(P)H-hydrate epimerase — protein sequence MRLYSAQAMREADQRATALGYPSLVLMDTAGRRTAKRLLQHYVGRKIAVLCGKGNNGGDGLVAARWLAYWGHPVAVYAAEGQEGDAATMRAALQAHGLAIAPLSSWEPENHTVVLDALFGTGLRGPLEGFYKALVEKVNRSGLPVVAIDLPSGLPYQPHIRADLTVALGGLKPEHLFYPHRSACGRIVLDSIGMPPRALDNPELPELLCQASMRPLLPIRPGNAHKGAVGRVLVVGGHRSYTGAPSLAALGAYRSGAGLVTVAYPADCQVNPPLEAVRLPLLEWNTTHLQTTRAEAVAVGMGAGEGGMEAALAALGLQKPTVLDADALQDKVLQAYRKAGLPTVLTPHPGEASRLLGLPSEQIAHSPLEAAQALARRYPGLVVVLKGGPTVLACLPPQTPTSQPLLAVNSTGNPSMATGGMGDVLAGVIAALLAAGLSAWEAARLGVYVHGLAGDRVSRTGLLAHEVAEAIPEALKQLGSGVVRDFWEPGFY from the coding sequence ATGCGACTCTATAGCGCCCAAGCCATGCGCGAAGCCGACCAGCGGGCCACTGCCCTGGGTTATCCCAGCCTGGTCTTAATGGATACCGCCGGAAGACGAACCGCCAAACGGCTTTTGCAGCACTATGTGGGGCGCAAGATTGCCGTGCTTTGCGGCAAGGGCAACAACGGCGGCGATGGTCTGGTGGCCGCCCGCTGGCTGGCCTACTGGGGGCACCCGGTGGCCGTGTATGCCGCCGAGGGCCAGGAAGGGGACGCGGCCACCATGCGAGCGGCCCTACAGGCCCACGGCCTGGCCATAGCCCCCCTCTCGTCCTGGGAGCCCGAGAACCACACCGTGGTGCTGGACGCGCTCTTCGGTACGGGCTTGCGGGGGCCGCTGGAGGGCTTTTATAAAGCGCTGGTCGAGAAGGTTAACCGGTCTGGCCTACCGGTGGTGGCAATAGACCTTCCTTCGGGGCTGCCCTACCAGCCCCACATTCGCGCCGACCTGACCGTGGCCCTGGGCGGCCTCAAGCCTGAGCACCTGTTTTACCCCCACCGCTCGGCCTGCGGTCGGATTGTGCTGGATTCTATTGGAATGCCTCCCCGGGCGCTGGACAACCCTGAGCTACCCGAGCTGCTCTGCCAGGCAAGCATGCGCCCTTTGTTGCCTATCCGGCCTGGCAACGCCCATAAAGGCGCGGTAGGGCGGGTGCTGGTGGTGGGGGGGCATCGCAGCTATACCGGCGCGCCCAGCCTGGCAGCCCTGGGGGCCTACCGCAGCGGGGCGGGGCTGGTCACGGTGGCCTACCCTGCCGACTGCCAGGTTAACCCGCCCCTGGAGGCGGTCAGGCTGCCCCTATTGGAGTGGAACACCACCCACCTGCAAACCACCAGGGCCGAGGCGGTAGCGGTGGGTATGGGCGCTGGCGAGGGGGGCATGGAGGCCGCGCTGGCCGCGCTGGGGCTGCAAAAGCCTACAGTGCTGGACGCCGACGCGCTACAGGATAAGGTTTTGCAGGCCTACCGCAAAGCCGGCCTCCCCACCGTGCTAACCCCCCACCCCGGCGAGGCCAGCCGCCTGCTGGGCCTTCCCAGCGAACAGATTGCCCACTCTCCCCTCGAGGCTGCCCAAGCCCTGGCAAGGCGCTACCCTGGGCTGGTGGTGGTGCTCAAAGGAGGCCCCACCGTGCTGGCCTGTCTACCACCCCAAACACCCACCTCCCAGCCCCTACTCGCCGTCAACAGCACCGGCAACCCCAGCATGGCCACCGGTGGGATGGGCGATGTGCTGGCGGGGGTTATCGCCGCCTTGCTGGCAGCAGGACTTTCGGCTTGGGAGGCCGCCCGCCTGGGGGTTTATGTGCACGGGCTGGCCGGGGACCGCGTCAGCAGAACCGGACTGCTGGCCCACGAGGTGGCCGAGGCCATACCCGAAGCCCTGAAGCAGCTAGGCTCCGGCGTGGTCAGAGACTTCTGGGAGCCTGGGTTTTATTGA